AATGCTACCTAATGAAAGCAGGCTATCTTTGCTCATGTTTGCTTATCTTTGGAGATTGATTATCATTCTTGAGAGAAACAAGACATTATATAGGGATTTAAACGTCATATTTAATAACTGTGAACTGACTTCTTCACTGTGACTATGACAAATTTTAGGCGTGGGATCAAATGTGGAGCTCTATCATCACTCCAAAGAGTTGCacgatttaaattaaaataagtcgTAACTTAGGTACCATTTATTTGTAAACGTCATAATTGACTGATAAATCATTAACATTTAATGAATTGTGTCAATATTTCAGGATGAATTTTTTATCATGATTGAAATTTACATGCTGTTTAATCCTAAGTGGACTTAATATAATCTTGGGTGGTTTGTGAGGGTGATGTCAATCAAATAAGCATATGTTTTCGGATTCacaattatgaattatttgtgAAGTGTTCAACTAGCTATTATTCTGCAATTCCAAAAAAACGTTCAGTACAATTagagtaaaaattaaatacaaaccTTGTTGTCATTGAATCGAGTGAAAATTGATCAGTAATTTGATATCTCGAAAAGTGTCATACGTTTATCTTTTAGTGGTTATTATCTTTGTCTCATATTGAACTTCAGAACTTTAGCTTTCACTAAGCAAATCCAATTctgatttattgttttttcagTACGATGGTGCAAGCACGTGTCGAAAAGTTTTGAACTAGATGCATTATTTTTGCGTTACCGTGGATTTCACATGATTATGTTATGGTCACATATTGCTTCGACAACCTTAAGGTTAATGATTGCAGTGGTATCATCCGATAATTATTAGAAGCCTGTcggaaaaaatcaattttaaagaGAGGTGGAAGAATGTTTTGCTACcaaaatcaacttttttgAGGAGAGGTGTAATAGTGTTTTGTCTCTATAAATTTTAACAACATCAACTTTGAAGAGAGGTATAAGAATGTTTTTGCTCTATAAATTCTAACAAAATCAACTCTGAAGAAAGGTGTAAGAATGTTTTTTGCTCAATAAATTCTAACAAAATCAACCTCGAATCAAATCACTTTTAAAATTGCTAAAAGGGTACCATATATTCCACCTTATATTTTCGGCGACCCAATTAGAAGCTTTCACGTTTGTTGAATAATTCATTTGCATGAATTATTCACACATGGCCCTTCACTTCAAAgatcacatttttttcaagTAGCTTTTCATGGATTTGGAGAGGGATAATGAAAGATTTTTCAGCGCAATCTAAGTCATTGTCTGCATTTAGTAAATTACACATGGCAGCTTGGCAACAATCATACAATGTATATTGGTGGACTTAGTTAATATGTGTCATTTTCTTATATTGAGTTCATGAGTCCTTTTGGATGTAcgaatttattaaattagatgataatttattgagcacaagaaacaaaacaaagaacTTGTCACATTTAAGATTCGAGCTCATATAAATTCATTTGTAAGATCAATAAATGATTAGTAATTagttacaagttacaacaGATTCAAGAATTGCATACGTCTAAGTTCAACAATGAAAAGAACTCATAACAAGGAGACGCTTTgatatctctctctatatatgtAGTGTATGTAATAATAggaatattcaaataaaaacccTTGGAATAAAAAGTCTATAATCGGAATGTTCAAATAAAAACCCTTGGAATAAAAAGTCTATAATAGGAATGTTCTAATAAAAACCcttttggaataaaaaaatcatattcagTTTGTCTTACTCCATATCTTTGGTGTCCTTTGCTAGCTtacataggagtattattttatgaagTCGTTTTGTAAGTTTGTGAGTATGCATGAATTTATATTGACTTGCTCCAGATTTTCGTATGACATcctgtaatttatttattaagttgTTGGCCTAACATTTTATTAGTCAATGGTTAAAATCTGCTTTTCTGCATTAATGTTTGGAATCTTGATATATCAATCTAATATTCCAATCCAAATATGCCTTCCGTTGATACACCGATaggcaaaaataaaattattctctaaaattaattcattttgttCACCGAAATTAGTctacttctatttttaaaattataaattatcacACATTATACAACTTATAttacttcaattatttttctcttgcttctgtattttctcaattttatattataaactagtgagatataaaaaaagaaatatgcaTACTCATATAAATGGGAAAGAAAGGCCAAAGCCCACTTATTTATAGTGTTGTGGGCGTAAATCGTAGAAGCCCAATAGTCCTCTCTATCTTCTAAGATTTGTACCTTATCCAAACACACTTGTATTGTGTAGAATGAAGTTTCAGAGCTTAATCAAGAATCTGCTATATCGCCTCCAGTTACTCTACCTCCAGTTGGTCCAGTTTCAACTTAACAGATTGGGCTCTATCAGCCCATGTGCAAGCCTTTTAATACGGCGTCGTTTTTAGAACTGACGCTATAACAATTACTCTGCGAAGCAAGCTTTTCTCCCACGGAAGGTTTTCCCGCTCATACCGATGGCTCCCAAATCGGATAGCGCTGAAGGTCATCATCTGCATACACTTTTCTTATACAATTTCCATTTTCTCTAGTAATTGTTGGATTAATTTGTTTCGTTTTGTCCATACCAGGAATCGTCCTCAACTTCGTCAATGAGGTGAGTTTCCTCCCCTCCCTCTCTACTTCTACCGTCATTTCGGTTTTTGCTTTGTCGTTTCTCGGTATCTCACATTTTAGCTTTTAATTATACGAAATTGCTTCCTGTTCGGAGATTGATAGTTCATTTGGCTCAATTGGTTTTTCTGCTTCCTGGGAAATTCTGTGTTTATGCTTTAACATATGATTCGTGATTTTGATACTACTTTGGAATTTCCCCTGAAGCATCCCTCgcattttcttcatatttagTTTCATTTGTGTAGTTAGTGGCTGAGTATGAAAATTGCACTCCATGTGATTGGAAATTTCTGGGTTCTGTGCAGCAAAATAGGCCTTTGAATTCACAAAATGTGGCCGATTCCCTGCAAAAGTTTAATCTCAAAAAGGCTGCCATACAAAAAGCCTTGGATAGCCTTGCAGACGGTGGTAAAATATCATTCAAAGAGTATGGCAAGCAGAAAATATACATGGCTAGGCAAGATCAGTTTGACATCCCAAACAGCGAAGACCTCAACCAGATGAAAGAGCAGAATTCGAAACTCCAAGAACAGCTTGCTGAAAGAAAGAAAGCCATCTCTGAGGTTGAAGCAGGTATAACTATGATTCTCTTATTGAAAATAGTTATGTTTCCTTTTTGAACTGGGGTATTTTGAGCTGGTTATGTACTCCAGTCTTCATCGTTAATCTATGCTCGATAGCAATGTATGTATGCATTGTATGATTTTGAAGGAAATCTAGTAGAATCAAGGTTACTTGAGAGAGTTCatgttgaatttgatttgaaattgTTCAATGTCAACAATACTCTAATCTGATCTGCCTGTACTAATAAATGGCAGAGGTCAAGGCACTGCAATCAAATTTGACACTCGATCAGATACTAGCCAGGCAGATCCAACTGGGAAACGAGGCAAGTCAGATGTGTTAACAAGCACATAGCTCGGATGTATTGCTTATGAAACCATAGAAATATGCAGGTTAAGCAGATGGAGGATAAGTTGACTAAGCTGAGGCAAGGGGTTACTCTGGTGAGTCCAGAGCAGAGGCAGGTCGTGGAAAAGATGTATATGGAGATGATGAATCAGTGGAGACGACGCAAGAGGATGTTCAAGGATGTATGGAGTGCCATCACAGAAAACTCACCCAAGAACCCTAACGAATTCAAGGTATTTTCATTGTCCGGTTCATTTATGATTCCTTCCAGCAGCACGGGCTCCTTCCTTCACCACATTTGTTCTTGTTGCAAAAGGAGGAACTTGGTCTGGAGTACGACGAGGATTGTGGTGTCAGCTTGCAGTCCTTCGATGAACTAGGGCAGGGCATAAACAAGCGAGCCAAACGCAAATGAGCAATCTAAAAGAGAATTTGACAGAAACGAAGCTATTCTTGGTAACAAAGCAGTGGAAGATTCACGGATAGGATGGCGTTTTATGTATTACACTTTTTCTACTgttaaaaaatggagtaatagAATAAGCAAGTAAGAGCCCTACTGTATTATTCTGCTGCGCTTGTATTCACTGTTGCGCTTTCATCCTTTTCTTAAAGTAATTTTTCATCTACGTACTTTGCCCAATTCTTTTTATATGATGATGGAATCTATTTTAAGTAAGGATATTGGTCTTAAAATCTTGATTGAATAGGAAAGAGGAGTATGAAAATCCTTGTAATCCAATATATCATGAGGATTGAAAGATACGTCAAAGCCATAAAGCCTAGCTTCACTCAACCTTGGCACCAATTTGCCGGAGATATGAGCTCCCATCACCTTCTCCCTCTGAAACACGACTGGGAACTGTGAAACAGCGCTGACACTGCCAACAATCCTCGACAACTGATACGTATGTCTCCTTCGTTGTGCTCAACATTGATAATGGTCAGATTGACATCGTCACAGTTTAGTTAGAGCTTGACCACATGCCCTTCTCCACAGGCGCCACTAGCTTTCCCAAATTCACAGCACCAGCCATGAATTTCTCTGCCGGATATTTTGTCACTGGACGGGGGAATGGCATATTCACCAGCATAGGGGGAAGCAGATCCAAGATGCTATGCTAGTTCGTGATAATGAGATTCGAAATCTTGACTGAAATTTTGGGCAATTTTATTGTTGTAATATCTATGGATacttttatataggagtatgttACTTTCAACGTgaatagttaaaaaatttgGATATTATGCTAGTTCGTATGATGAGATTTCAAAATCTTGATTGAAATTAGGGCAATGGTGGTGTTGGAAGAACATGATAGATATGacttgttttaattttcattaaattgtactCTAAAAACAATCTCATGTAAATTTCAGCATGTCcacataaataattcaacGTGCCACATCTGATTTTAACTAAGCCAGAAATAGAAGAATCAAGTCAGGTTGGTGAAATCCACAATCCAAcgaataaatgaaatttagaactttgttgtgaatttatggaaaatactaaattttggCCAAAACTCTTAACAAATATCGCTTTATATAAGTCAAAAATGCATGGGACTAACTACAAGATTTCTTAAGTGTAAATGCAAATACATAGAAactgaattaaaaaaatcaacgtTGAgataacaagaagaaaatGCTTCTGGGATTTAATAGTACTTAGACTATAAACAAGTACACATTATCAACTTTTACCAAAATCAACCTATCCCCTTACATTTGCAGTAAGCAAGCAGTAAATGATCACAACGAAAGTAATCTCTACGAGAATGTtaacaaaaccaaaaccaagaACCTGTCAAGTGTCAACTCCACATCAACAAGCATCCTATAACAATCTGAGCCATAGGCTAGACTTCTTCATAATATTAGGTTTACAGCAGAATTATGTAGATTTATCGCCCATCATAAGTAGCCACTTACCAGCAACTGGAACCAATATAATCACCAGGATACAACATgaacaaaatgtaaaatgaaCTTTACAACTCTGCACCATATATCGTCTTACAGCGCGCATTACTCTCTCAACACTTGGCAGAACAACATTaaccaatatatttttaaacagAAAAagtttcattgttttttaGTATAAGAAACACAGTTATAGAAGGAGAAGTGATGCACAGGTAAAACATGTGGCATGGCACTTCAATCTCATTACATTTAAGTACGTTGTGGCATGTTGACAGTTGATCAAGTTAAAAGACATGGAATCACTGCTTCAAGAGACAGATATACCTTTACATTTGCCCATTCCATCCATGTAATAAGAGAATGCTGCTTCACCAATACTGAGCTCTCAGCAAatctttctttaattatttatttaagtaaatGGTTTACCTAATCTGAAGGTTATTTCAGTACACATCAAATTCATAcagtatttataatttgtgaaCCCACCTTAGCATCATGGCTCTTAACATGGTACATGTGCAAATCATATTTCCATTTAACACAAcatctaaaattgaaaaaaaatctcaacccaaacATTAATGACAGCCTATAGTTTGCGCACACTTGGAAATTGATTATAAGCTTGCATATAATAGTACTTTCAACCATAGACGAAATTCAATCTAGATTTTCTAGTTCAAATATGATCTATTTTCCTTTGTTGGGATGGGGGATAAGAGTTTTTTAAAtgagtttaattaaaattcagaTGTAGAGCCAAGAGTAAGAGCTTCTTACTTTTTGAAAGCCATGAACTGCACGAAAACGGATTTGCGTACTAAACAAGGGTACTATCCATAGCTGGACCAGTAATTTGAAAGTTCGTCAATGAAAAAAGTTGAAACCAACTGGACCAGTAATTTGAAAGGAGTTGAATAGACAGATGAACATGATGCCAGGGATGTCTAAGCATCACAGGCCAGatttgaaaggaaaaaagaagagaCCAAAAACAGCAGGGAACACAGAGGTCACTCACCAGCGTCAAGGGGAGATGCTCAACCCTACAAACACAACAGATGCAGGTCATAATAAGTTTCGGAATGACTAAATGAATATGGTACATTACCGTACACCCTCCCCCCACCAACagagatgaagataaaaaaaaaaatagaatataatagaaatatcAAACTGGATTACTTACTTGAGTTATTCCATACTTCAGAGCAGCATCCTAACATCTCCGGGGCATACAGTCCTCCAGAACAACCAAACCATGGATCAGATATGTCAACCTCAAGgtacataaattaaaagttcTAAAGCAGAAGTAACAAACAAGCACATACTCAAAATCAATTTGAGGCACATATGGTACAACAAAAAGCACAGTAGACCAACAAAGAATTTTCTAGCAAGCATTCATGCAATACCTCACGGCTCTGAgacattttgaatatataagcATAACTCAGTCAAATTAACAATTCATGAACTGAACTACCCAAACCAatgtgaataataaaattcattgGAGTAATTCACATTCACATTGGTTAATTCTCAAAGGCACCACATAAACTCCTAAGAGACAAACCAAGGTACCTTCTCCAGAGTGCCTTTAATCATCTAAAGCATTGAACAGTTTCTTCATAGCATAAGAAGAATCCTGAATGAAACATTAGATTAGACTCTCCAGAACAAAAAGGTTATAGCAGAggaatatgaataaaataaagcagAGAATAAATAACCTAGAACAACAATAAGCAAATCACCTGggataattattttaataacaGAAAACAAATGGTATCATGACATGCACATGAAAAGACTATGACAACTCTCAGACAAAATTCGCAAAAAGAACCACATTTAAAAAGCACatcacatatatacatatgtataGGTGGAGGTTATGGTATCCCTTTCTCGATACTGGGGAAACTAATGTCTCCAATGTAAATGATAATACCAGATCCAGAGTAAAAGTAAATCCGAATCATTGAAAACAATGATTTGTAAAACTTTCTTGATTGTCATCATTAAGAATTAGTACAAACAATGGAAACGCCTTCAGTGAGTTTCTTACAATAGAAACAGAAAAGTATCCATGGAAAGAACTCCACGATAACAGCCTTCCCAAAGATCATCTCTTAGAAATCCAACCATGCCCCATTCACTGTCTCCTGAATTCTTGCTCCCAGACAGCAGACAAAGACAGATAAATGTCCAATTAGATAATTCAGTATTGAGACGAGACCATAATGCATAAGTATCTAATGCAACAGCAATTCTGTAGTCAGAAATCAGCATCATGGTTCACTTGCCCGTGATGAAAGGATGGCCTAAGGCCTGTGATACATTCAACCTCTTGTCTGGATCAAGGACAAATATCTTTTCCATAAGATCTCTAAAATTAGCAACCATTTTTGGATCCTCACCAGGAGATCCTGAAATTAATGTGCCAAAGTCTTTTTGCTTGATATTTACAAGCAGCCTCCTTATTGGCTGCGAAAACATAGTAAAAGTTCAACAAACCTTACATTATAACCAATATGAAAGTAGAGCATCATCTGTAGAGATAGCAAAGCAATCCAAAATTAGCATACCAACCTTTTTTGAGACTGGGTCCTCATCTGTCGCAAGAAAATTCAGATCCTGGTCAAAGTGCTGATCCGTAAATGCTCCCTGCGAGCAATCCAATGACCATCAAATGACCACACAATAAATAAGGACCATCGACTTGCCCTAAACTATTAAACTTCATACTTACCTTACGAAGCATCTTTTTAGGGAAAGGACCTTTCAGTTCCATGTGAAGGCGAAGCATGTCATTGTTAGTAGCACCAGGAAATAAGACCTTCCCAGTGTAAAGCTCAAACAAACAGCAACCAACTGACCATATATCCATGGGAAGGTCATATGATAGTCCTAGAACTGAAGCCAGAAATAATAACGATTAATTACgagaaaaattaatcaaaaggaAGCAATATTAAATTGCAAATAGTATCGAACTTACTTATCTCAGGGGCGCGATAAAAACGGCTAACAAGATAGGGtgtgatttcatttttaccgACAAACATGGCATTACCGAAGTCGCAAAGCTTCAATACGTTTTTTGCTTCATTGACCTAGAGAACGAAATCACACTAATCACAatgaagaaattcaaaatagtATACAGAAACTCTAAAACataacaagaaaacaaaagcaGAGGATGCTGCCTGCATACCAGCATATTATCAGGTTTGATATCACAATGGAGAACGCCacaatttttcaaatgtttcaGTGCTATGAATAGTTGCTTAGCATATGCCCTCACAGCTGTAAGCTTCAGACCAATATTACGACCAAATTTCTTCAGAACTTCTCGTAAATTCATATGAAGAGATTCAAAAACTAAGCATAGATGATTCCGGTACTTgaagatagaaagaaaacgAACACAATGGCGCTTGCTCTCAGGATCAGCACCGGCCAACTTCTTTAATATGACCAACTCTTCCATACCTGCCTTATACCTGtatttaaatacaaaacaagaatattaaGATGGTTGCCTTTAGATACTCACATTGTTTCATTATTAcgtataaatttaattattccaaTTATTACAACCATTTAAAgctaaataaaagcaaaataagaaagatactcacattgtttcattattacgtataattttaattgctaCTTCATCAGTGTCCCCAGGCTTTGCCTTTAGATCCTTTGCCCGAACAACAGTTGAAAATACACCTTTTCCATGGGAAGCTATTATCTCATAACGGCCATCAAGTACTTCCCCGAAACGGTAGCCTGGTTGTAAAGAAAGTAATGAGACTACAATTAGAGAATGTCCAACTGAAAAATTAACACATACATAAATAGCACAGATATACAAATAGGCATATACAACATGGTTTGGACACTACTCTTAATCATTTCCAAAATGAGACTTCATCAAACCCAGCTCCACCAAAAACTCCAATTTTTACCCTAGTATGATATGTTTCAAGTTACAAGAGCACACCTTTTACCAGGCAATGGGTATTTAACCAAGtcaaaaaacaagaaaaataatatcatggatttatataaatagatgGATACAGACATAATGCAGTAGAGAATAGAGATATTAGTGGTTAGGCACATACCATAGTAACCTTCGGCATCATCCCAGTTGTCATTTAGTCCACTCTTTTCAACAGCTATACCATCCCCTTTACCCTGAAAAGGTGTATGATTCAAATAAGAGAAGCAGCAAACGGCTACTAACAGAGAAGCACATCAAAAAACGATGACATGGAGTAGATTCAGCAGACCCTGGGCAACATAACttcaatgaaaaataaaaaaatcataaaaacaaaaacaagaaaacacCCCAAGACTAACCATTTTACGAATTCCAGCAGGTGATTCTCCAAATATATCATCACAAAACATATCATTGGATCTCTCGCTCTGCAACAATTCCAGAAAGAAACCCATCATTCTTTGACATTATATTAcaatataaagataaaaactTGAAACAACCATCAGAAAGTGTCATTTATGATACTGAGACAATATGAACCCCTCCTATGACCTTTTCTATAAGAAACAAGCAACAAGGGAACTTGCATAATGCTGATAGTGAAgataaaaagttttaaatcaAGGGCAACAAAAGTACCTTGGGGGTACCCTCTCCTAGCCCGCCAGTTCCAGTGGGCATTTCTACAGTTGAAACACCATTTTGCGAAGGAGATTTCCCCACAGCAAAGGACTGTTCAGGGACATAATCATCTACTCCTTCAGTCTGATTGTCAGAGTTTTCAGGTAGAACTTCAGCAGATGCCACTTGTGCTAGTGTATCTACAACTGCATCCACTGCTGGCATGTAAAATGCAAGAATTACAAAAACATATCATTAGCAGAAAAAGAGAAGCACACGTCCAGCAACATGCTTAACATACAGGTGACTATGCTGTCATAAAATGACAAACCATCAGAAAGTTCCAGAGTGTAATGTTAAATTTCAGCATATAAAGAGAAAAGGCTTTAAGATAATTCAGTCATAATCCAGTATAAACAGCATCTATAATTGATAGCAAACACTTCTATTCATAAATCCAACTTTATCTTGCATTCATATATATGATGAACTAGTTAATACCAGATAACTTATGAAATGGCAAAAAGAGGACATAGAAGTGACATAGAATTGAACAAGTGTTGCTCCCAGTGAAACTCAAGCTCAGCTATTTGCCAAACAGCTAGTACATACAAATGTTAGTAAATAACAATAACGGTAAGCACATATTATCATTGAAGATACCTTGTAAATGAGTTTCAGGTTTTTGCTGTTTGTTTTTGTACTTTTCAAGGATAGCTTGCCTTCGCCTCCTACTTTCCTCCTTGATTCTCTCAAGATCATCCTCTTCCTGCTCAGCAAGTTGCACTGCTATCTTTTCTTGATAGTCCTCTTGCCTGTCAAGATCTCTGAGACCACCCAAAGCACAAAACGAACAAGTTTAGCATgtgatgaagaaaaagaataatcaCATCaactaatttcttttaaagAGAATCAGAGATACACACCTCTCCAACTTCTCATTCCCCTCTTTATCTTTAGATCtctcattttcaaaatcacTTCCTGTATTCTCTGTATGGTAATCTTCATAGTTTCTTCGGTGCCTGGTTTCATTATACCTATCTTTATGAGCATCTTCACCCTTCTCATATTTCTGGCGTCTGCTTAATCGATCTATATCATTATCCCTGCTTCTAGCCCTTCTGTCATCTCTAACCCCTTGTCGATCTCTCTCCCGATCCCTGATATAGTCTTCTCTTACATGATCCCTGTCCCtgtccctctccctctccctctcttgcACCCTTTCTCCTCGGTATCTGTCTCGAAGCctgtttctttctctttctctttctctttctctatctctatctctTACGATGTCCTCCTCCTTCCTTCCTTTGTCTCTAAttctatctctatctctatccCAATCCCTGTCCCTGCTGCCCTCCCTGTTAGGGTCCCGAGCCTCCCTGTGTCTTTCTACTCTCTCTGTATACCTGCTGCTAGAGCTACGCTCCCGTTCTTTATCCTTGATGTCCCTGCAGCTGGGTCTGTACAGTTTGGCATCTCTAACAGTCCGTTCATCGTCAGATCCACTCCGATGTTTCCTCTCCCTACAATAGGGGTCTTCCACAGAAGCTTCACGTACGATACTTCGGGACCGGGACCGGGACCGGGACCTTCCCCTAGACAATTCAGGAGACCTCAATAGGTTACTATATGATCTCTCTTTCAGGTGAGTTTCATGAGAGTTGGATCCGGCCCCAGGCACTTTCTCAGAAGATGAAGATTTCCTCAAACCTGTTCGGTCAACTTCATCAGCAAAGTTGTGAATCTGCTTATCATCTCTAGAGAAACGTGTACTATCCACTTCCTGATATTTATGTCCATAACCACCATTTGCGAGACTCACAGAATTAGATAATCTCTCCTGATCTATCTCGGCACTTTCTTTGCTATCTGTTTTGTCCTTCCCCAATTTCTGAAACTTTTTATCAACTGTTTCCAAACTATCTCCATTAAATCCctgaaaagaaacaaaatgaagGGAACACTACTCAACAAGCCAAAATCATACATAACTAACAATGCTTGCAAAATAAGTTCTGTACATGTAACCAAGTCTTACAATCAATTCAAAGCCATCATTTCAGTCTTCTGGAAAGTGGAAACGCCTAAGGGAACTTTGCCTGACACCAAAATGTAATTACGGGGTGCAAGACTCCccttttcataaaatttgccGGATCCATGTAATGCAGCAAGATTATTTGCATGAACGCAGAACATCTTCCTATCACTACTGATTTGATCAGAAACTCATTGCAAAAAACATAGGAGGAAGTATGGGAGCTCATGATATACGAGTTCCAACTTCCAAAATACTAACAAACTCTGGTAACACTTGGCAATGTGGAAAATTTCATATACAAATTGAAAGACGACGTTAtaagaaaacacaaaaaccATATTCATGAAACAAACATATGCAACAGATACCGAAAGAACCTATAAACCCCATGAAGCAATGAATGCTATTATGGATTAACAACTAATGTAGAGAAAGAGTAAGGGGAACTGAACACACCATGTTAAAATCATCACATCCGTTCTTCTTAATTTCCCGAAACTCAACATCAGACTGTGGATTCTTCTTAATATCCCCAAACCCAACATCCTTTTTGAACTTGTCAGAATCATCATTAACAAAATCAACCAAACCATCATCCTCCACAATCTCGCCTTCCTCCATCTCATAATCAAACCCAGAAAAATCATTACGCTTCACCGGAACTTCGCTCAAAGAACCTACACCGTTCTCCGTAGTGCTTTCcaatttcattaattcaaCCTCGGTATCATCGATTCTATCACCATCCAATTCTTCCAGCTTGGTCGTTTCTGCTTTTTCTTTGCTACtccggtggcggtggcggtgatGATGGCGATGTTTGCGGCGTTTGGATTGCTCCTCCGCGTCGTCGGGGGAGGAGGATCGGCGGTGCTTGCGGCGCGTTGGTTCAATCGAATCACCGGGCATAGTCGCTGGGTTTAGGGTTAACGAACAGAATTAGGGTAGAGGAGGTACAGCGATGAAATCTTGATTGCGGAAGAGATGCAGATGTAGGGTTAGGGTAAGTTCGCCAAATCTATCGATTCAATATTCCGCGAACAAATAGCCAAACAATTTGTGACTCATACAGATCTTATGGAATTCTTAAGTACCTAAGAAGCATCCGCATCGCGacggtctcgtctcgacgagacgagacacATCGAGACAGCGATGTGGACtccgtctcgtctcgacgagacgagctGTCTCGACACTCGACGCG
The nucleotide sequence above comes from Salvia hispanica cultivar TCC Black 2014 chromosome 5, UniMelb_Shisp_WGS_1.0, whole genome shotgun sequence. Encoded proteins:
- the LOC125187428 gene encoding homologous-pairing protein 2 homolog; the encoded protein is MAPKSDSAEGIVLNFVNEQNRPLNSQNVADSLQKFNLKKAAIQKALDSLADGGKISFKEYGKQKIYMARQDQFDIPNSEDLNQMKEQNSKLQEQLAERKKAISEVEAEVKALQSNLTLDQILARQIQLGNEVKQMEDKLTKLRQGVTLVSPEQRQVVEKMYMEMMNQWRRRKRMFKDVWSAITENSPKNPNEFKEELGLEYDEDCGVSLQSFDELGQGINKRAKRK